One Balaenoptera ricei isolate mBalRic1 chromosome 16, mBalRic1.hap2, whole genome shotgun sequence genomic window carries:
- the LOC132350835 gene encoding large ribosomal subunit protein eL39-like, translating into MSSHKTFRIKRFLAKEQKENCPIPQWIRMKTGNKIRYNSKRRHWRRTKLGL; encoded by the coding sequence ATGTCTTCTCACAAGACTTTCAGGATCAAGCGATTCCTGGCCAAGGAACAAAAGGAGAATTGTCCTATTCCCCAGTGGATTCGAATGAAAACTGGTAATAAAATCAGGTACAATTCCAAGAGAAGACATTGGAGAAGAACCAAGCTGGGTCTATAA